A region of Saccharococcus thermophilus DNA encodes the following proteins:
- a CDS encoding thiolase family protein, producing MQKVVVLGVGMTRFGKYPDRSLKELAREALHGALTEARISLSKIEAAYVGNAVAGIITGQECIRGQVMLSGTGLEGIPIFNVENACASGSSAFHMAWMSVASGMYDVVLALGAEKMIHPDRTRAFQALKGAADVEELDKFPGGGKDRNNQSLFMDYYAMEARKHMELYGTSMETFAKIAVKNSRNGSLNPNAQYQKQQTLEDVLGSRIISDPLRLLMCSPLSDGAAAAILCSEKISRQLTNDPVFVASSVVYSSNSSGDMGPSNTERAAAKAYALAGIQPSDVQVAEVHDAAAPGELWAYEHLGFCAPGDGARLVESGATEIGGRIPVNPSGGLIAKGHPVGATGIAQIAEIVWQLRGHAGKRQIPGRVKIGLTHNAGGFLNGGSAAVAIHILTR from the coding sequence ATGCAAAAAGTTGTTGTGCTGGGAGTGGGCATGACCCGGTTCGGCAAATATCCAGACCGAAGTTTGAAAGAATTGGCACGGGAAGCGCTTCATGGTGCGTTAACAGAAGCAAGGATCAGCCTTTCGAAGATTGAAGCGGCCTATGTAGGAAATGCGGTGGCCGGTATCATTACAGGACAAGAATGCATCCGCGGACAAGTAATGTTGTCAGGAACAGGCTTGGAAGGGATTCCTATTTTTAATGTTGAAAATGCTTGTGCCAGCGGTTCTTCCGCTTTCCATATGGCGTGGATGTCTGTTGCTTCTGGGATGTATGATGTGGTACTGGCTTTGGGTGCCGAAAAAATGATTCATCCCGATCGTACGAGAGCCTTTCAGGCTTTGAAAGGGGCCGCAGACGTGGAAGAGCTTGACAAGTTCCCAGGAGGCGGTAAGGATAGGAACAATCAGAGTTTGTTTATGGATTACTATGCGATGGAAGCTCGTAAACATATGGAACTATATGGAACGAGTATGGAAACCTTCGCCAAAATCGCGGTGAAAAACAGCCGTAACGGAAGCTTGAATCCCAATGCTCAGTATCAAAAACAACAAACGCTCGAGGATGTTCTGGGGTCGCGGATCATTAGCGATCCCTTGCGCCTTCTCATGTGTTCGCCGTTAAGTGACGGAGCGGCTGCTGCCATCCTTTGCAGTGAGAAAATTTCCAGACAGCTGACTAACGATCCGGTGTTTGTCGCAAGCTCTGTGGTTTATTCGAGTAACTCCAGCGGTGATATGGGTCCTTCCAACACCGAAAGGGCAGCGGCTAAAGCTTATGCGTTGGCTGGAATCCAGCCATCGGATGTACAGGTGGCGGAAGTCCACGATGCTGCGGCTCCCGGCGAGCTTTGGGCGTATGAACATTTAGGGTTTTGCGCTCCAGGGGATGGGGCACGGCTGGTGGAGTCCGGAGCCACCGAAATCGGGGGACGGATTCCTGTCAATCCCAGCGGCGGGTTGATTGCCAAGGGTCATCCAGTAGGGGCCACGGGGATTGCCCAGATTGCCGAAATAGTATGGCAACTGCGGGGGCATGCGGGAAAAAGACAAATTCCAGGACGAGTTAAGATCGGATTGACGCACAATGCGGGCGGTTTTCTAAATGGCGGAAGCGCTGCGGTGGCCATTCATATTCTGACTCGTTAA
- a CDS encoding long-chain-fatty-acid--CoA ligase, giving the protein METTIGELFDKAVKQYPDKIAVKDQRRRITYAEIGEEVNRCANALFQKGIQPGDRVALWMQNCIEYIVCDFAIAKLGAVRVPLNTFLSDAEVAYRLEDAGAKAVICDSEYMERVQNILQQTSAQPMVITVGNEGEHSLESLIEKASPEPPKIAVGYEDLAAIMYTGGTTGRSKGVMHTHKSTISLMYSEIVEFELERGVVMLHVAPLPHAVGFMILPGLLRGGTHILQQGFHPKKFCETVEKEKVTFAFLVPTMIYSLLDFPDLPSYDLSSLRTLIYGAAPMAPSRIKQALETWGPILIQVYSQMEVANQTTILTKSDHLTYSVDEEKRLSSCGRPIIMSQVKIVDEEGREVPTGMVGEIVTRGPHMMKGYWRMEEETEKTIRNGWLHTGDMAYQDEEGYIYLVDRKKDMIISGGFNVYTTVVEKALFEHPSVRQATVIGVPDEKWGEAVKAFVVADPASRLSEEELIQFCKQRLAKYEVPKSIEFVDSLPLTAYGKIDKKALRAPFWGSKERQIN; this is encoded by the coding sequence TTGGAAACGACAATCGGCGAATTGTTCGATAAAGCGGTGAAACAATATCCGGACAAAATCGCGGTAAAAGACCAACGCCGCCGCATCACGTACGCGGAAATCGGGGAAGAAGTCAACCGTTGTGCAAACGCTCTTTTTCAAAAGGGGATACAGCCCGGAGATCGTGTAGCCTTATGGATGCAAAACTGCATTGAATACATTGTTTGCGATTTTGCCATTGCCAAACTTGGGGCTGTCCGCGTGCCGCTGAACACCTTTTTAAGTGATGCGGAAGTGGCTTACCGGCTGGAGGATGCCGGGGCCAAAGCGGTGATATGTGACAGTGAATACATGGAGCGTGTGCAAAATATCCTGCAACAAACCTCCGCGCAGCCGATGGTAATCACGGTGGGAAACGAAGGGGAACACAGCCTGGAGTCTTTGATCGAGAAGGCCTCTCCTGAGCCTCCGAAGATTGCGGTTGGATACGAAGATTTGGCAGCAATCATGTACACGGGAGGCACGACCGGCCGTTCTAAAGGGGTCATGCATACGCACAAATCAACGATTTCCCTCATGTATAGTGAAATCGTTGAGTTTGAACTGGAACGCGGGGTGGTGATGCTGCATGTGGCGCCGCTGCCCCATGCGGTTGGTTTCATGATCCTGCCAGGTCTGCTGCGCGGAGGGACGCATATTCTCCAGCAAGGTTTTCATCCGAAGAAGTTCTGCGAGACTGTGGAAAAGGAAAAAGTGACATTTGCTTTCCTCGTTCCCACCATGATTTATTCACTGCTCGATTTTCCGGATCTTCCATCATATGATTTATCCAGTCTTCGTACCTTGATTTACGGTGCTGCGCCGATGGCTCCGTCCCGCATCAAACAGGCATTAGAAACTTGGGGGCCCATTTTGATTCAGGTATATTCACAAATGGAAGTGGCTAACCAAACAACGATCTTAACTAAGTCGGATCATCTGACTTATTCTGTGGATGAAGAAAAGCGGCTGTCTTCCTGTGGCCGTCCGATCATCATGTCCCAGGTGAAAATTGTTGACGAGGAAGGCAGGGAGGTACCAACGGGAATGGTCGGAGAAATCGTTACTCGGGGTCCGCATATGATGAAAGGTTATTGGAGGATGGAAGAAGAAACCGAAAAAACGATCCGCAATGGCTGGCTGCATACCGGAGACATGGCATATCAGGATGAGGAAGGTTACATTTACTTAGTGGACCGCAAGAAAGATATGATTATCAGCGGTGGATTCAACGTCTACACCACGGTGGTGGAGAAAGCCCTGTTTGAACATCCGAGCGTTCGTCAGGCGACGGTGATCGGGGTTCCTGACGAAAAATGGGGGGAAGCGGTAAAAGCATTTGTGGTGGCAGATCCGGCCAGCCGACTGAGTGAAGAAGAGCTGATTCAATTTTGTAAACAACGTTTAGCCAAATATGAAGTGCCAAAATCGATTGAATTTGTCGACTCGCTTCCTTTGACCGCCTATGGAAAAATTGACAAAAAGGCATTGCGGGCACCTTTCTGGGGCAGTAAGGAGCGGCAAATAAACTAA
- a CDS encoding class I adenylate-forming enzyme family protein, producing MFNPYLTLKSLYRKALYQHGEKIAVVFEGKSVTYRELLKSANRVARALIRCGVKPDTRVALLMSNCLEYVMSDMGIIQAGAAKVPLNDMLGEKEISYILKDSNAEVVIVGRNFFDVVNKIKDDLPELKKIVGIAPAEQCPDGFVSWEDFQANEPETNVDVNVSSKNLAVIMYTGGTTGLPKGVVHTQENIVINLFSHIIELGLQDDERILLTSPLPHSAGFILSAGLIKGTVNFIERKFDPQGVLDHLEKNRITLTFMVPTMIYRVMDQIQGREYDFSSLRTILYGAAPITVERLKQGFEIFGPVFMQLFGQSEAPNFITRLKKSDHTMDPSYERRLRSCGQPVAMAQVKIVDEEGNEVPRGEKGEIVAWTPYNMIGYHKQPDKTAETLKDGWLHTGDVGMMDEDGYVYLLDRKKDMIITGGMNVYTTEVENAIQKHPGVSQVAVIGVPHPDWGEAVMAIIVPKEGHSLTEESIRELCAKELSKYKWPKEIRLVDALPLTPYGKIDKKALRKPYWDLASRNIN from the coding sequence ATGTTCAACCCCTATTTAACTTTGAAAAGTCTCTATCGAAAAGCGCTCTATCAACATGGCGAAAAGATAGCCGTAGTATTTGAAGGGAAATCGGTTACCTATAGAGAACTGCTGAAATCCGCCAACCGTGTGGCCCGGGCATTGATTCGCTGCGGGGTGAAACCGGATACCCGGGTGGCATTGCTGATGTCGAACTGCTTGGAGTACGTCATGAGTGATATGGGCATCATTCAAGCTGGTGCTGCAAAAGTTCCTTTGAATGATATGTTGGGAGAAAAAGAAATTTCTTATATATTAAAGGACTCGAATGCGGAAGTCGTGATCGTGGGCAGGAACTTTTTCGATGTTGTGAACAAAATCAAGGATGATTTACCGGAACTTAAAAAGATCGTGGGGATTGCTCCGGCGGAACAGTGCCCGGACGGTTTTGTTTCGTGGGAAGACTTTCAAGCCAATGAACCGGAAACCAACGTGGATGTCAACGTTTCTTCGAAAAACTTGGCCGTGATTATGTATACCGGGGGGACAACCGGTTTGCCCAAGGGGGTTGTACATACCCAAGAGAACATTGTGATAAATCTGTTTTCACATATCATTGAGCTTGGTTTGCAGGATGATGAAAGAATACTGTTAACATCTCCTTTGCCGCATAGTGCAGGTTTTATTCTATCGGCTGGCTTGATCAAAGGGACCGTCAATTTCATTGAACGCAAATTCGATCCGCAAGGGGTCCTCGATCATCTGGAAAAGAACAGGATTACCTTAACATTTATGGTGCCAACTATGATTTATCGCGTCATGGACCAAATCCAGGGGCGGGAATATGATTTCAGTTCGCTTCGAACCATTCTCTACGGTGCAGCGCCGATTACAGTGGAACGGCTAAAACAGGGGTTTGAAATCTTTGGGCCCGTTTTTATGCAGCTGTTTGGACAATCCGAAGCGCCGAATTTCATTACCCGCTTGAAAAAATCAGATCACACGATGGATCCCTCTTATGAAAGACGGTTAAGAAGCTGCGGACAACCGGTAGCGATGGCCCAGGTCAAAATTGTGGATGAAGAAGGCAATGAAGTTCCGCGCGGAGAGAAGGGCGAAATCGTCGCATGGACTCCGTACAATATGATCGGGTATCACAAGCAGCCAGATAAGACTGCTGAAACATTGAAAGACGGTTGGCTGCATACGGGGGACGTGGGAATGATGGATGAAGACGGGTATGTCTATCTCTTGGACCGCAAGAAAGACATGATCATTACCGGCGGAATGAACGTGTATACGACCGAAGTCGAGAATGCCATTCAAAAGCATCCCGGAGTAAGCCAGGTTGCCGTAATTGGAGTTCCCCACCCGGACTGGGGAGAAGCGGTAATGGCTATCATTGTGCCAAAAGAAGGCCATTCCCTGACGGAGGAAAGCATTCGGGAACTGTGCGCCAAGGAACTATCCAAATACAAGTGGCCGAAGGAAATCCGACTTGTCGATGCACTGCCTTTAACCCCGTATGGAAAAATCGACAAAAAAGCGCTGCGCAAGCCTTACTGGGATTTGGCAAGCCGGAATATCAATTAG
- a CDS encoding hydantoinase B/oxoprolinase family protein — protein MAIDVNKREQELVEKFLKETTLFLGPTPELMQDHTLAPITEREIEAIRKVNNPSVLSVARSKMQAGTNEAFEMLEQIGAAPGAKWGDLVCGIFTAKGDLSIVSSGGVLIFAGCTQYGVKYIVQNWLNDPEVGVKPGDIFYYNDARYGGVHNTDQNLILPVFHEGELIAWIVTVVHEGENGAIEPGGMPSAAEQVYDQGLMISPVKVGENYKFYKDLVTYFQNSVREPKLQLVDMKAKLHAALRIEQRIKETIEEYGVDAVIAVLRKTLDDTVEEVKRRISQWPDGKVRMMGIADSTLRENLMIKVNLELTKKGDELTLDFRGSSPEFANRPNNSVTSAMKGMLAQLFLSFVWPDLPRNQAVLAPMKFIIDEHSIYNASYDVPNAQSMMTFFPAFTVTQAALAKFLYSSPEKATKVVAPWYNMIRTCIYGGVTQHGETVGNLCADLNGMPGGAREGLDGEHAIAPIFAPMAEQGEQELIEEEVPIMQLSRRLMKDNQGFGKYRGGQGYQMFITQKDSDFFGFMSTTIGSKYPSTYGIFGGYGCPTYPLCKIKGVNIFEIMKNEPEKMVYTTEEIMNNRPFENATYTTHHFGMQFELAEEGEIYIYTQGAGGGYGDVLDRDPKLVIKDVEEDLISQETANNIYKVFYDPETLVLDVEKTEEARRQEREARKKRGVPYREFVKNWVTDEPPAHLPFYGCWKEREVIYAGSPDNKMTEGNLKAVWLPNPKDVRIAQLEAELEALKNKQKQ, from the coding sequence ATGGCTATTGATGTGAACAAACGCGAACAAGAGCTGGTAGAGAAATTTTTAAAAGAAACCACCCTTTTCCTTGGTCCAACGCCGGAATTGATGCAAGACCATACTCTGGCTCCGATTACGGAAAGGGAAATTGAAGCCATCCGCAAGGTCAACAATCCTTCCGTGCTTAGTGTGGCGCGCAGCAAGATGCAGGCCGGAACCAACGAAGCTTTCGAAATGCTCGAGCAAATCGGGGCCGCACCCGGCGCGAAATGGGGTGATTTGGTTTGCGGGATCTTTACGGCGAAAGGGGATTTGTCCATCGTCAGCTCTGGCGGGGTTCTCATCTTCGCCGGATGTACCCAATACGGGGTTAAATATATTGTGCAAAACTGGTTGAACGATCCTGAGGTAGGCGTCAAACCAGGCGATATCTTTTATTACAACGACGCCCGCTATGGCGGGGTCCACAATACCGACCAAAACCTGATTTTGCCGGTTTTCCACGAAGGAGAGTTAATCGCTTGGATCGTTACGGTTGTCCATGAAGGGGAAAACGGAGCGATTGAACCGGGAGGGATGCCATCCGCTGCCGAACAGGTGTATGACCAAGGGCTGATGATTTCACCGGTTAAGGTCGGAGAAAATTATAAGTTTTACAAAGACCTTGTTACGTATTTCCAAAACTCGGTACGTGAGCCGAAATTGCAATTGGTGGATATGAAAGCCAAGCTTCATGCCGCCCTCCGGATTGAACAGCGCATTAAGGAAACGATTGAGGAATACGGCGTGGATGCGGTGATTGCGGTATTGAGAAAAACCTTGGACGATACGGTCGAAGAAGTCAAGCGCCGCATTTCCCAATGGCCAGATGGAAAAGTGCGGATGATGGGAATTGCGGACAGCACCTTGCGTGAAAACCTGATGATTAAGGTGAATCTCGAGCTGACCAAAAAAGGAGATGAACTCACGCTTGATTTCCGTGGCTCATCCCCCGAGTTCGCCAACCGCCCCAACAACTCGGTCACCAGTGCGATGAAGGGGATGCTCGCCCAGTTGTTCCTTTCCTTTGTCTGGCCGGATCTTCCAAGAAACCAAGCGGTATTGGCTCCGATGAAGTTTATCATTGATGAACATTCGATCTACAATGCTTCCTACGACGTTCCGAACGCGCAAAGTATGATGACCTTCTTCCCGGCGTTTACGGTAACGCAGGCGGCTTTGGCCAAATTCTTGTACAGCAGCCCGGAAAAAGCGACGAAGGTTGTGGCTCCTTGGTACAACATGATTCGAACTTGTATCTATGGTGGGGTCACCCAACATGGGGAAACCGTGGGGAATCTGTGCGCAGACTTGAACGGGATGCCGGGCGGAGCAAGGGAAGGCCTCGACGGCGAGCATGCCATTGCGCCGATCTTTGCCCCGATGGCGGAGCAAGGGGAGCAAGAGCTGATTGAGGAAGAAGTGCCGATTATGCAGCTTTCCCGCCGCTTGATGAAAGACAACCAAGGATTCGGGAAGTATCGCGGCGGACAGGGTTATCAGATGTTTATCACGCAAAAGGATTCCGATTTCTTCGGGTTCATGTCAACGACCATCGGTTCCAAATATCCGTCCACATATGGGATTTTTGGAGGTTATGGCTGCCCGACATACCCGCTGTGCAAAATCAAGGGCGTCAATATTTTCGAGATTATGAAAAATGAACCGGAAAAGATGGTCTATACAACCGAAGAGATCATGAACAATCGTCCGTTCGAAAACGCCACCTACACCACGCATCACTTCGGAATGCAGTTTGAACTGGCCGAAGAAGGCGAAATCTATATCTATACGCAAGGGGCAGGCGGCGGATACGGAGACGTGCTCGACCGTGATCCGAAATTGGTGATTAAGGACGTGGAGGAAGATCTGATCTCGCAAGAAACCGCCAATAACATTTACAAGGTATTCTATGATCCGGAAACACTGGTACTGGACGTAGAAAAAACCGAAGAAGCACGGAGGCAGGAGAGAGAAGCACGGAAAAAACGCGGTGTTCCTTATCGTGAATTCGTGAAGAATTGGGTAACGGATGAACCGCCTGCCCATCTTCCGTTCTATGGCTGCTGGAAGGAGAGAGAAGTGATCTATGCCGGATCGCCTGACAACAAAATGACGGAAGGCAACCTGAAGGCCGTATGGCTGCCGAATCCGAAGGATGTGCGAATCGCTCAATTGGAGGCGGAACTGGAGGCCTTGAAAAACAAACAAAAACAATAA
- a CDS encoding hydantoinase/oxoprolinase family protein, with protein sequence MKQVSVDIGGTFTDCFLVWDDIYLETKALTTHHNLALGFMDALEQACNELGKDIRTVLSQLDSVRYATTLGTNALIERKGPKIGLLTTAGYESQVPLSRGRGYGDGLTPLEQQDLPAARRPEPIVPIPMIAGVRERIDYKGEIVMPLDEEHLRKQIRLLVDRGAQAFVIGLMNSVVNPVHERRVEEIILEEYPTHMLGAIPVILSHQVAERKGEYVRITSAILDAYLHDQMYHALSSLEMTLKEYGYNKPMLVVHNIGGMAQLNSTHALQTIHSGPTAGINAAEHLSEEFEVGHLVAMDMGGTSCDIGIVVGGGIRFYDFNPVIDRWLVSVPMLHLGIIGAGGGSIARYDKTLKHIEVGPASAGSDPGPACFDRGGTNPTVTDADLILGYLDPGYYAEGHISLNKKRAEFAIREAICEELDIDVVEAARQIKKKVDTNMAHAIFKELGVKGYDPKNFTLLAYGGNGPLHCCGIAKVLEMEKILIPPFSPIFSAVGAGIMNLVNIHEKSVFMNIYDSNTRSLFSEFDCFNQYVKELEEAGKEELLRQGIPAEAIQHRLELDMRYGNQLTQTSVISPVNRLNNMSDVLQLVEAFSVNYGERFGEGSQQPEAGIRINTIRVLSYVELDRVKFKKPVEGPAKTPKPHSQRKCYFVDIEGPVLTNVYRTQTIEPGSVIEGPALVESPRTTYLIELGWKLVMGEQNSAWIVRTRKDSLGEKMELESLSKN encoded by the coding sequence ATGAAGCAAGTAAGTGTGGATATTGGTGGAACCTTTACCGACTGCTTTTTGGTATGGGATGACATTTATCTGGAAACGAAAGCGTTAACAACTCACCACAATTTGGCGCTTGGTTTTATGGACGCACTTGAGCAAGCGTGCAACGAGCTCGGGAAAGACATTCGTACCGTGCTTTCCCAATTGGATTCCGTCCGATATGCAACGACACTGGGAACGAACGCCCTCATCGAACGTAAAGGACCGAAAATCGGTTTATTGACCACAGCGGGGTATGAGAGTCAGGTTCCTTTAAGCCGCGGCCGTGGATATGGCGATGGCTTGACCCCCCTGGAGCAGCAGGATTTGCCCGCCGCTCGGCGTCCGGAACCGATCGTGCCGATTCCCATGATCGCAGGGGTTCGCGAGCGGATCGACTATAAAGGGGAGATCGTGATGCCGCTCGATGAAGAACACCTTCGCAAGCAGATCCGCCTGCTTGTTGACCGCGGGGCCCAGGCGTTCGTCATCGGTCTGATGAATTCCGTCGTCAATCCGGTGCACGAACGCCGCGTGGAAGAAATTATTCTCGAAGAATATCCAACACATATGTTAGGCGCGATTCCGGTTATTTTGTCCCATCAGGTTGCTGAACGCAAAGGGGAGTATGTGCGCATCACCTCCGCGATTTTGGATGCCTACCTGCATGACCAAATGTATCACGCGTTGAGCTCGCTGGAAATGACGCTGAAAGAATACGGCTATAACAAACCGATGCTGGTCGTACACAATATCGGCGGTATGGCTCAGCTGAACTCCACCCATGCCCTGCAAACTATCCATTCCGGTCCGACTGCGGGGATCAATGCGGCTGAACACCTTTCGGAGGAATTTGAGGTTGGGCACCTGGTGGCCATGGATATGGGGGGAACAAGCTGCGATATCGGGATCGTTGTCGGCGGCGGGATCCGCTTCTATGATTTCAACCCGGTCATTGACCGCTGGCTGGTCAGCGTCCCGATGCTCCATTTGGGGATTATCGGTGCCGGCGGAGGTTCCATCGCGCGTTATGATAAAACATTGAAACACATTGAAGTAGGACCAGCCAGCGCCGGTTCCGATCCCGGTCCGGCATGCTTCGACCGCGGCGGAACGAATCCGACGGTTACGGATGCCGACCTGATTTTAGGTTATCTGGATCCGGGGTATTACGCCGAAGGCCATATCAGCTTGAACAAAAAACGCGCTGAATTTGCCATTCGCGAAGCGATTTGCGAAGAGCTGGATATCGATGTGGTGGAGGCGGCTCGTCAGATCAAGAAGAAAGTAGACACCAATATGGCCCATGCCATTTTCAAGGAACTCGGCGTAAAAGGATATGACCCGAAAAACTTCACGTTGCTGGCGTATGGCGGTAACGGTCCGCTGCACTGCTGCGGTATTGCCAAAGTACTTGAGATGGAGAAGATTCTCATTCCGCCTTTCTCTCCGATCTTCTCGGCAGTGGGAGCGGGGATCATGAATCTCGTCAATATTCATGAAAAATCCGTTTTCATGAACATTTATGATTCCAATACGCGCAGTCTCTTTAGCGAATTTGACTGCTTCAATCAATATGTAAAGGAATTGGAAGAGGCAGGAAAAGAAGAGCTGCTGCGCCAGGGTATTCCAGCGGAAGCCATCCAGCACCGTTTGGAATTGGACATGCGGTACGGAAACCAATTGACCCAGACCTCCGTTATCTCACCCGTCAACCGCTTGAATAACATGTCCGATGTGCTGCAACTGGTTGAGGCTTTCAGCGTCAACTATGGTGAACGTTTTGGGGAAGGCAGCCAGCAGCCTGAAGCGGGGATTCGCATCAATACGATTCGTGTCCTGTCCTACGTCGAGCTAGATCGGGTCAAATTCAAAAAGCCGGTGGAAGGCCCAGCGAAAACACCGAAGCCGCATAGCCAACGTAAATGCTACTTTGTCGATATCGAAGGTCCCGTATTGACCAATGTGTATCGCACGCAAACGATTGAACCTGGTTCGGTGATCGAAGGACCTGCGCTGGTCGAATCGCCGCGCACGACGTATTTGATTGAGCTGGGTTGGAAATTGGTGATGGGTGAACAAAACTCGGCCTGGATCGTCAGAACCCGGAAGGACAGTCTTGGGGAAAAAATGGAACTCGAATCGCTGTCCAAAAATTAA
- a CDS encoding acetone carboxylase subunit gamma, producing MKINMTEYLAIDLEKELWCCRKCNHEIAPARENYKEGLLVYNRDPREIHRPIINPDWYEFTFAPDPTWCQILEYYCPNCATQVEVEYLPPGHPPIHDMEFDIDALKERYLTRKGK from the coding sequence ATGAAAATCAATATGACTGAGTATTTGGCAATCGATCTGGAAAAAGAGTTGTGGTGCTGCCGCAAGTGCAATCACGAGATAGCGCCGGCACGCGAAAACTATAAAGAAGGTCTGCTTGTGTACAATCGCGACCCGCGGGAAATTCATCGACCGATTATTAATCCGGACTGGTATGAATTTACCTTCGCCCCGGATCCGACTTGGTGCCAAATCCTCGAGTATTATTGCCCGAATTGCGCTACCCAAGTTGAAGTGGAGTATCTGCCGCCGGGCCATCCGCCGATTCATGACATGGAATTTGATATCGATGCCTTAAAAGAGCGCTATTTAACAAGAAAGGGGAAATGA